The nucleotide window TCGATATCGCCTGAGCTCATCAATGTGCTTCCTACGAGTACCAATAAAGTACTGAATGCAGTGGCGAAAATCGGTGCTTTTTCTGGAACGGTATAGATCTTAGTAGCCATAAGAATGGCGATAAGTCCTATAAATAAAGAATAGAAGACAATATTGGGAACAATAGAAAGGATTGAAAAAGCAGCAATCGCCAACAAGCCTCCAATACCATTACTGATGACGAGAAACGCACTCAGCTTTACAGACTTTTCTGAAGTGATCATTAACGACAACAACGCGATAAACATCATAGTCAGCAGTGCTTCAGATATCTGAAAGATAAAGAAAAAGCACACCACAGGATACGAGATAATCATCGCTCTAAAGGCTGCATACCAACGTTGTTTCTTTTCGAGTGGCGCAGTCGCGAAACCTGAAAACTCCGATTTAGGCTCAGGAAAGAACACATGCACTAGGGCAAAGATCATCACTGAAACCACACCCGATGTTGCCAAACCAGATGCCAATAACACCGACACGCCCGGATTATCAATGGCCATGAATGGCAGCATCAACACGGCAATCAAGAGTATGGTGG belongs to Vibrio cyclitrophicus and includes:
- a CDS encoding DUF2955 domain-containing protein — translated: MSDKPVLDQQTQQRILRYTVGVTLAVFLAAWINWPLAFVAPVFTAKFLIDKPNLHKETVYELLLAVVATMALGLLLSRGITHYPIPLLVLVGLMMLWGYYLFVDPKWNLFATILLIAVLMLPFMAIDNPGVSVLLASGLATSGVVSVMIFALVHVFFPEPKSEFSGFATAPLEKKQRWYAAFRAMIISYPVVCFFFIFQISEALLTMMFIALLSLMITSEKSVKLSAFLVISNGIGGLLAIAAFSILSIVPNIVFYSLFIGLIAILMATKIYTVPEKAPIFATAFSTLLVLVGSTLMSSGDIDSNTFIRIFQLVLIGVYMILASLFLETRNWKFLQNQP